The sequence below is a genomic window from Alligator mississippiensis isolate rAllMis1 chromosome 16, rAllMis1, whole genome shotgun sequence.
gcaggggctggcgcTGGGAAATGGCGAGCAGGCTTGGCTTGGGTTTCCTGAGCTGGTGAGGGCAGTCCTCTCAGTCGGGGACTGAGCGGCAGCTGGCTGGGCCGAGCAGCAGAGGGCACGAGGTGGgttaaaaatagaaatgaaggagaaagaagagaagctTGAGGCTGGATGTGCCTTGGTCACCTGCAGCTGCTCTAGCTAGCCAACAGCAGGTGTGCTGGGGGTGGTGGACCCGAGCCAGACTGAGGCTGAGGGCTCTGcatgcagccagcactgtgccATCCTGCTTGGAGAAATACCCGCAGCAaacatgggggagctgggggtgcaaAACTGCCAGCCCGGCTGGAGGTACCGCTCAGCCTCCCCTGCCTGACACGCTCATCTCCGCTTgcttcttttgcaaagaaaatCAAAGCCATTAAGAAGAAGCTGAGCCTGCTCTGCATCGACTTCAATAAGAACCTCAATGAGGACACCACCTTCCTGCCCTTCTCCAAGGAGGAGCTCGGTGAGGGCCAGGCTCGGTACTTACAGGGACAGGATTGGGGGGGTCGTGCTTCCCCCGGCCTAGGGCTTGCCGTGGCGTATGCATCACTCAAAcgggggggctgggctgcagcccctgcttggAGCTTCCTTTCCAGCAGCCACTTCCTGCTGCAGTCTGCAGGCAGGATTAACTGGCAGCCCAGCCTTGGCTTGCTTGGTCCAGGAAGAGCTGTACAGTGGCTGCCATGTAAGCCCATCCCAGAGACCTCTTATACCTGCATGCAGTCTTTGAGCAGCTGGTTTGTGCCAGGGAAAGAGCAGAGCACTGTGGTAGGCAGTGTTTGGGTGGTGCCTGGGTGACAGCTTCTAGCAGTCAGCTGCATTTTTCTGTCCTCTTCTCCCCAGCGGGGCTGCCTGAGGACTTCCTGAACTCCTTGGAGAAAACGGAGGATGGGAAGCTGAAGGTCACCCTGAAGTACCCACACTATTTCCCCCTCCTGAAGAAGTGCTACGTGCCTGAGACCCGGAGGAAAGTGGAAGAAATGTTTAACTCCCGGTGCAAGGAGGTAGGCAGGACTTGaggctgcccccactgcctcggCCAGGCCAGCGATTTCGTCCTGTGCCAGACTCTGCTTGACCTGGAGCCCTGAGGTCCGGTGTTCAACtgagagcagcaggaggggagtggagcaAACTGtttctccccagcccagcccagcagtgtgggacATGTGCGTGGCAGGCTGCAGACTCCGTGTCATGTGAACAGCCATCGCAGCTGGCAAAGGGATTAGTGTGGGCTGTGGGGAATGAGCTCTATTCTGGGTCCTGGATGGCTGGTCGTGGGTGTGGGGAATCCTTGTGTAGGCTTTGCATCCAGGAGAGGATCTAGAGATTGCAGACCAGGCATGGGGAGAATTGTTGGCTGGTGCTTTTCCAGGAGTGCTtgttccctgccccatgctcccagctCCATGACCCTCACCCTTGCTGAATCCTGCTCACAGGAGAATTGCCTGAtcctgaaggagctggtggacCTGCGGGCTCAGAAAGCTGGGCTCCTGGGCTTCAACACGCATGCTGACTTTGTGCTGGAGATGAACATGGCCAAGAGCAGCAGGACCGTTGCCTCTTTCCTTGGTAGGGCTCTCTCTGCTCagaggtgggggctgtggctctgtGCACGTGCTGCCCACATGCTCTGACTCTGCTCTCACTCCCTGCAGATGAGCTGGCACAGAAACTGAAGCCTCTGGGCGAGAAGGAGCGGGCTGTGATCCTGGAGCTGAAGAAGAAAGAATGCGAGAAACGGGACCTGGTGTTTGACGACCGCATCAATGCTTGGGACATGCGCTACTACATGAACCAGGTGGAAGAAACCAAGTACAGCGTGGACCAGAACCTGCTGAAGGAGTACTTCCCCATGCAGGTGGTCACTGCGGGCCTGCTTGACATCTACCAGGAGCTGCTGGGCCTCAGCTTCCACCTGGAGGAGGGCGCCCAGGTGTGGCATGAGGATGTCCAGCTTTACACAGTGAAGGACGGTGCCTCGGGGGAGACCATCGGCAAGTTCTACCTGGATCTGTACCCAAGGTGAGCCCTGCCCCAGCTTCAGCCAAGGGATGGGTGGCACTTTGGCAGGGGGCTCTCCTAGGGAGGCGGAGGGCATCTTGTGGTGGAGGTAGCAGATCTTCCAGCTCTCACTGTCTTCCAAGGGCActtgcagccctgggtggtgcctcggcacgatgacGCTATGGTTGATGTGAGGGTGCATCCACCTGACAGCCTCTCCCCACTCAGGGAAGGGAAATACGGGCATGCAGCCTGCTTCGGCCTGCAGCCTGGTTGCCTGCTGCCAGACTCCAGCCGGCAGATATCAGTGGCCGCTATGGTGGCCAACTTCACCAAGCCCACGCCCGACgcgccctccctgctgcagcatgacGAGGTGGAGACCTACTTCCATGAGTTTGGGCATGTCATGCATCAGCTCTGCTCCCAGGTGaggctcagctggggtggggaagggagaagcacagtgctggcccatCGCTGCCCCCCTGGaaccaggcagtgtgtgacccagggctgggcagacctgcCCTGACAGATCAGCcaactcctctccccacccccacaccccaattCTGATCCACAGCCCCCAGCGCTCCCCCATGCACACTGTCCTACTGATgcccttcctgcagcccccttTTCTCCCTGTCTCAGTCCTGGGCTGAGCTTGGGCACTAactagcagcagtgggaggtgatACACTGGCTGGGTACAAGCGGTTGCCTCTGTCCGTGACACACTGGGTCACTTCTTCATGGGCCAACAGTATTGGCCTGTTCAtggccagctggggctgttctgctTGCCGGAGGGATTctccctgctgtgccccctggggtGTTCACTGGAGCAGGATGGGACAGGGTCCTTGGGCATTGATTGCAGACCCTTCTGCAGCCATTTATCCAAAAAAgcctacaagaacatctgctctGGCCCCTGCCATGCTCTACAGCCAGGGAAGagccctgcaaggggctgcctgggtgctgcaGTGGTAGAGAATTCACAAGGGCACGGTGTGCATGGGTGGTCCTCAGAAGAGGACCGTGGCCATGCTGGAGGGGAAGGCTGGAGCCctgtggagctggcacagggcagtgctGCAGTGGTGCGTACATGTCCCCCCACCCAGGCAGAGTTTGCAATGTTCAGTGGCACCCATGTGGAGCGGGACTTTGTGGAGGCGCCATCGCAAATGCTGGAGAACTGGGTGTgggagaaggagccactgctacGCATGTCCCGGCACTACAAGACCGGGAACCCCCTCCCTGACGAGCTGCTGGAGAAGCTCATCCAGTCCCGGCAGGCAAACACTGGTAGGGGCTGGCtcaggcaggggtgcagggcagggcagggcttggcAGGGGGTCTGCTCAGCCCCAGAGGCTCGTCCTGGCAATACCAGAAGGGTCACAGCAGAGCCTGGCCCTTCTGCTACGACTGCCCAGTGGGGAGGTTGGTGAGGAAGGAGCCCGTATGTCACCACTGCCAGCAGAGTGAGGGCTAACAGGGCTCAGAGGGGCTTGAGGGCCAGGACCCAGGGCTGAAGTAGCAGGGGGCAccctggggtgggagctggggctgctgggtgaCCCCCAGCTGGTTGAGGGGGCAGGGGTCAGCTGAGGGGTATTGGCAGATAGTGGAACGGGGACAGGCacttgaagccagcctgagcccagTGCTGTGCAGATGCCTGTGCCCCCGCAGAAACGCCACGTCACGCTGTTATTtcccccccaacagggctgtTCAACCTGCGTCAGATCGTCCTGGCAAAGGTAGACCAGGTGCTGCACACCCAGACGCAGGTAGACCCTGCCGAAGTGTTCGCCCGCTTGTGCGAGGAGGTGCTGGGCATCCCTGCCACCCCAGGTACCTGCCTGTCCCTCCACCCTGCCTCTGCAGGACCTGCTTGGCGTGGCCAGCCTGGTCTCTAACGATGGGATCAAGGGAAGGAGCtttgcccctggcctggcccttgTGCTTTGGCATCTCCCAGAGCAGGCTCTTCATTGGCCCAGCACTGCCTGACCAGGGCAGAAGCAGGCGTCTCTCTCTACCCACAAGCTTGGGTGCACTGGAGTCAGGTGAGGCCTCCAGACACTTCCCCAGCTGACAAAGGCAGCAGATCTCAGTCCTGCATCCTCAGTGCCTGGCACACAGTAGAGGGGGGACCCCGGAGTGCCACATGCAGTTGGCATGTGGCAGGCAACTCCCCATGGAAACCACCCCCCCAAATGTGGGCGAGTGGtcaggggcttgggctggggaatCCCCATGCAGTGGGAGCAGTGATGTCTCCCCTCGATGCTCAGGGCAAGATCGtgctctggctcctgctgagaTCCACCAATGTGACACCGCCCATCTGtcgcatttccccagggacaaacatgCCGGCCACGTTTGGGCACCTGGCTGGAGGCTACGACGCCCAGTACTATGGCTACCTCTGGAGCGAGGTGTACTCCATGGACATGTTCCACACACGTTTCAAGCAGGAGGGCATCATGAACTGCAAGGTGAGGGGAAACTAGAAAGGTAAAAGCAGCTGAATAAAAGCAGAGATAGATATCATACCTTTCCCGAGAGAAATGCTGTATCTGccctgctggaggagaggggtggagggggcagctggCTAGCACAAAGCACGCTGGAAAATCTCCTGTAGCTTAGGAGGTGCAGTGCTTGCAGGCTGGGACCCGCAGGATGTGCccggtcctgcccctgccccctctctacCCCACggcctctgtccctgcaggtGGGCATGGACTACAAGAGCTGCATCCTGCACCCTGGCGGCTCTGTGGATGCCTGTGACATGCTGAGGAAGTTCCTCGGCCGCGAGCCCAAGCAGGATGCCTTCCTTGCTAGCAAGGGACTGAAGGTGGAGTCCAACTCGCTGCCTTCGGCCTGctgagccctgccccaccctgcccagcccagtgaCGCCAGCACCTTCGTCCGTGTACTTGTTCTCCAGAGCCAGGGCGCCGAGCTGCGCCAGCCCCCTCCCGAGCACCCGCCGGATGACCCTGCACCGTATCCTTCCCTTGAGCTCCGGCACGGGGCGGCAGGACTGGCCAGGTCGTGGGGATGCCGGCCCTGCGAACCAGCTGCAGGTGTCCTccctgggagtgggggaaacGCTAGCGTAACACCGACATGCTGCTCTGCATCAGGGCACAGATTGGCTCGGGTTCAGCAAGGGAGGGGGTACGGGGCTTGGCGAAAGAGCTGATTCACCAGTTTACGCAGCAAGCACCTCCCAGCTTGCAGCCTGGCCCTGTGACGCTGGCCGGCAGAGACTGACCCAGAGGGCTCATTAGGGAGGGATCTCCCCCCGGTACTGATTGAGAGCCAGCTGAGAAGTGCCCCCACAGTGTGCCTGCCCTTTCCTAGTCTCCCTGGCCTCCCAGCAATAGCcgttttcccttcctttcccatcagaagtgctggggcaggaagggaggagcTTTCCTGTACTGCCTTGTCCTCGTGTCCAGGGTAGTACGAGATACAGGGTGGAGAAGGATCGGGAACATGGATTAGCTGATGATTGTGAATTGCTGCTGCTTGACTGAGCGTTGGGGGAATGCTCCAGGCAGGGATCCTGCTGGCTTCCAGCTGCTGGGATGCTAAGCCTGACTTCTCACCCTTCACTGCAGTCCTTGGTTTATTGAAATGGGTTGAAAAATAGTCAGATTTATTcaagcacccctccccaccccaaggtgAGATTGGAGACAGTAAATCAGTTCGTAGCAGCGCACTCTGCCCCCTTTGAGTGTGCCCCGAATGCCTGCCGACCCCGGACtcgctgctgggctgcagagttGGAGGGACCTCAGCCCACACCCCACGCGGCCACAAAACAGTTCATTCCCTGCCTGACGTTCTCCCCCTGTCTCGTCCTGAGAACGGCAGAGGCAGGAGGCACGCGGGCACATTTCCAGACATGCCTGCTGCCTTCAGGCGCCTGGATTTTTGGCCATTGCACTCGTGCTGTTTTGGTTCTGCCAGCTCTGATTTCACCTGGAGCTGCAGGGTGCGCGCTCTGCCAGGGAGGCAGGACTGATACAGCTTAGTATCAGCACCCAAAGGCATCCAGCACTTTGGAAAACATGCCCTGTTCTTGCCTTCCTGCCTGGAGGGCCACCGCCTCCAAAAGCCAGGCTGTATCTGGGgcttctccctgtgctgctgttCTGCTTGGAAGAAGGGAGGAGCTCTCTCTGCAGCCTGGCTCTACAGCACCAATTTTTgggcaaagggaaggggagatgCTTCTGTGTCTGACGGCAACTGGGAGCTTGGCTCCTTGTGGTAGCCGGCAGGACCCCTGGGCTGTCCCTGATGCTTCCCAGTTTCCCCCAGATTCCTCCCATCCTTGGGCACAGACAGCCCTATCGCCAGGGTGGAAGAGGGGCTGTGGACGTGACAGATccacctgccctctgctcacACCTGAGCATCAAAGGAGCCCTGCATCTGGTGGCTTTTTCTTGGTTGCTGCATTTTATCTGCATCCTGGAAACCTGTCGCCACAGACGGATCAACGCAGGGAGGGGATGAGCACCCAGGCGTGGGATTGATACCGGCTTGCGGAGCCTGGGGACGGGCTCCTTGGGGAGCCTCACAAAGCCCCTTCCTTCAGGGCTGCCTTGGCTCAGATTTTCCTTCCCATCTGAGCCATTTTCCCTGGATCTGGGCACGCTTGTGCGTGGAACGGCATGGGAGGTGCTCACGTCCCCCTGAGGTGGAAGCCTGACTGAGGCATTGTCCAGGGGTGCCTAGGAGGACGGGGAGCAGCAAACAAATGGCTCTGTCCTATTCTGGCAAAGCTTGCCCTTGGAAGGTCCCCAGCCCCGGGTCCTGCCAGGCAGGCTGCGTCCCCAGCCACCGGCGTGACCCGGGAGCGTGGTATGTAGTGGGCGAAGCGGCTCTTGGTGCTTACCACGTCCTTTCCCTGCGTTCagtctcttccctgcccccctgttCTAGCCGTGAGCGTGTGTCTGTCCCGGGGGTGCCCTGCCAGGCTCGGCCCTCACCCCCTTGGTGCTGTGGGTGCTGCTTGTTTTTTAAACGTAACAGTTTTGGGGTTTTACAGgatttgtgttttgagctgtctCCCCTCTCAGCTGCCAGAACGGGGGGAcggccccctccttccccaggctGCCCGTGCAGCAAACTGGCATCGATGGCTGCACTGGGTGTAGCTTCACCAGGGTGCGGGGGACAACTGATGGGTGTCCTTTGTTGCACTATGCTGTCTTCAGCCCCCGTCCTGCCGGCAGAGAGGTCCGACGTGTTTCCGTTATCCGTGCGTGCGGTCACCGCGGTGCGGTTCTgttacttccccttcccctgcttgtcccGCCGATCGGGTTGTAGATGAGTCCTGGCACCAATAAAAGGTTTTCGTAAGCGGATTTTGGCCCTGTGCGGTCCCTGCCTGGGGAAGCAGGCGGCGGTGGGGACCCATCTCGCTgctcaggggcaggtgggggttaGGGATCTCAGCAGGGCTGGATTTGCTGTTGGCGTGTGTCTCCTCTGGGAGAGGGGGCTGCTGTTAACGCTGTTTTGCAGGCAGAGAGCAAGGGACCGGCCCAGGGTTGCCTGCAGAAGTGGCGGCAGAGGTCAAATTTGAACCCGTATCTTAGGCTGCTTCGTGCCTgggacagagcccccccatgctggCCGTTCAGCCACCGAGGCAGCCCTGGGTCTGtctgctcctccagctctgacCCACCTCCCACCAGCACGTCCTGTAGCCCGGAGCCGTCCTACAGCCGGGCTGTGGAGGTATCTATTTCCCGGCTATAATTTGAGCACggggctgctggcagcatctgtgcgGCAGGGGGCAGCACgcacctgcttcccccccacaatCTCCCCCCCTCCACTATGgtcccaagctgctgctgctcccagctgcctgggtgtGTGCAGCTCCTTTGTTTACCAGGCTCCATGCTGGGCCGCGGTTAAAACAGCCCGGGCTCTATTTTTGCAGCCGTTTATGCAAGTAGCTGCgggggtaaggggggggggaTCAGGTTTTATCTTCCCCCACCGCTGAGCCACAGTCCCCTGCAGCCTCGGGGGAAGGGGCCTTTTCTGGCGGCCCCGAGCTAAACTTGCTGCGACGCTGGATTCCCGGCGTCTGCGCTGGAAATAAAGCTggggccccggggcagggggggatCACCTTGGCCGGGGAGGCCGTGGCATTCCTGTCCCATCCCCCTGGGGCAGCCAATCGCTGCACACGCCCTGCCCGTGTTCTTGGCACGGACCCTGGCATTGTGTTCAGGCCCGGAGCTGGAGAGGAGCCACCCAGCACCCGCCTCCCACGGGCGAGCGGGGCTCTGCTGTTTGTACTCCTGACAGTCCCTATCTGGCTCTTCTTGCAGCCCAAGAGCTCTGTGCCTGCGAAAacacgtgtgcacatgcaaacacaggCGTGAATGTCAGCAGGCAGGCATGCATGCACGCGCGTGTGGCACAACAGCCTCCTGCTGTAGCCTCAGGGAGGGGGACTGACATGTCAGGTGCCTGCTtagcccccagcagccccagcctgattCCTTCAGTCTGGGCTTTTAATACCCATCTGCGATTTAAATAGCGGCATCTCGATTAGCCTGGAGTGCGTGCTGCCGGGGATCACCGCCGGCCTGGGACACGGAGGGGGGGTGAAGCTGAGTCTGGTTGTCTCGCCCTAGGTCCCTTCCCACAGCAGGGCCTAGGCCTgatcctgagctgtggggaaactgaggcacaaagcagaGTGGTTCCTTCCATAGGGTGGTCGTGGGGCGCCTGGTGTGGGACGTGCCCCCGCAACGGGGCCATCTGCTCTGCGTGGCGCATTCCTCTGCCATGTCCCTGTGAAGGGCCCGATAGGCTCGTCCCCGGGACCTTGTCGCTCTCAGGGGCTAATCTCTGAACAAGGGCATGTGATGGTGCCCTGCATTCCTGCCGCGGGCTGCCCAGGGGGcacgggcagggcaggggcgTTGTCTCCaagcggggctgggcagggctcagaCCCTTGGACCCCGCCATGGGGTCCCCATGTCTGGGGGAGGCTGTGGCACCGTGGTGGCCCACAGCTGCTTGGGACCGGGTCCGAGCGCAGTCCCAATGCCCAGGCCCTGGTGCTGGAAGTGTTCCCTAGCGAgttccctggaggagcaggtgtgcAAACCCTGCACATGGAGGTGCGTGCACACATGTGAGCCCTGCATGCACAAGCACACACTCCAGCAAACCTGGCCTCTGCCCCCTGAACTGCTCCTGCCTGGCAATCGTGAGGCACAGGCCAGCGTGGATGGGACGTGGCTGGTTCGGGGCCCAAATCAGACGGAGGCCACATGCAATGGCAGACACATGAGTTTAATTAAGAAGCCTGCGGATCCCGGACTCAGCCCGTCGGACGGCTCCAGCATGCACGCACCCGGCCTCCTCGTGCACAAAGCCCCGGTGAAACGTGCGGCAGCGTCCTGCCAGCTCCGGATGCAGATGCCCAGAGATACGCCAGGAACAGGTAAGCAGGGAGAGccacgcagcagctgccccagggagcagggagtttGGGGTGGAACGAGGGCCCTCCCACCCGTCTGGGGACCAGACCCTGCCACCGgtgctgccccttgctcctgccccACATCCGGCCTCTCCTCCAGGCCCATACTGTCCCGTGGCTCTTGCCACTTGCCCCGTTTCTTACCTTCTTTCCACCTGAacagcccctgccacctcctcccagcaccatcacgggatgccctgccctgccctgccctgctgactgctcCAGATCCCCTCTCCAGGACCCTCCTCGctctcctgctcctctccccgcACTCGGACACCTGCGTTCCTTCGCCCTCACCGTGGCATCAAGCCACCAGaaagctgctgcctccccctgcatCCTCCATCACATCCCCTTTGCTCTCAGTGCCTCCCGGCACGCTCTGGGCACATGCTatgggccagctcctgccctggtagacccctgtgccccccagcacaggcccccttcccccccatggcACCACTTCATTGGAAACCAGTTCCCATCAGGAGGTGCCCCAGCCCCGGGCACccgtctccccttcccccacgaCTCCTactcccctggcagctgctgctggagtctggGGCAGGCTTAAGGGACCTTGAACCCCATCAGCAGCAGAGGTGCGGGGTGTCCTAGGGCAATGCAGGCTCTGGAGCTGTGGAGGGGCCTAGAGGcgctggagcagggcaagggcataCTCCATGCGGTCCCGCAGTGCCGGCGTGCAGCCCGCCGCGGCCAGGGCCCCCAGCGGGAAGGCGGCGCTGCGGCGCTCCCCGTCCACGAAGGTCAGGACGGGCTCGGGGCCCGCGCAGTGCAGCACCAGCTTGGTGTGGTCGCGGTAGAAGTTgacctgcagggagaggggagggcgtATGGGAGGCTGCGGCAGCGGTTACGGTGCCAGCCCCCATGGCCCCTCCCGCCTGGTGGTAAAAGGGGGGCACATCCGAGGCCATCAAACTCATGCCACGTGCGTCCGGGGGCCTGCCCCAGGccggaggagctgcagggaatAGAAAGGGGGGTACCTGCAGTGTCTGGTTGCTGAAGAGCATGAGCAGCGCCTGGTCGGACTTGGCGAAGTGCAGCAGGTACAGGTCGTCCACCACGTCCCCGGGCCCCGCCGGCAGGTCCCCgccctgcatggggtgggggcggcATCAGGGCTAGTGGGTGCAGCGGGCACCGGTCCTGGCAGCCCCCAGACACAGCACAGGCCCTGGCCACAAGTGTGGGCCACGGCAGCCACGTGCTAGCAAGTCGGGGGGGCTTCCCATTCTGCCCCAGCGCTTGCTGCTGATCGCggcccccacacccacctccagcagcttctgctgcatgtACTGCGAGAAGAAGTGCAGGACGCCCATCTTCACGGCCAGTGAGCCAGGCACCTCCCCACGGGCGAAGGAGACGGCCTCCCCGAGCCTGGGGCAGTAGTGGACACACCTGGAAGGGatgagggggcatgggggtgaaggcagcagggaccagggcctgggggatgcaggggtggctgcagcagcctagGCCAGGGGAGAAGGTGGCAGCCCCAAGCCAGGGCCACTGCCACGGGGAGCCCGGTACCTACTGCTGCCAGGGGCCGAGGGCGAGGTGGGTGCCGTCGGCGAGCAGGACGCCGGTGGAGCTGTTGGAGAGCAGGTAGCCGAAGCCGTACTTGTTGGAGTAGTCGACCCACTTGGTGACCCAGGGCAGGACCCGAGCCTGGCGTGGCGGGGGGTTGCGCTGGGCTGCTGGGAGCGGAGGGGTGGGCATGGGTGGCAGCTTCGGCACAGCTGCTGCGTCTGTGCCAGCCCCGCAGCAATGCTCCCCTGCCGCCAGCTGGACCCCAGGCACCGCCGCGCCGGCTGGGGGATCCCCCACgcccagcctggggccaggcaATTTTGCAGGGGCACCCAGTGTCTGGGCAGAAAAGGGCCTGGCATCATAGCTCAGGCTCCGGGGTGTCTCTTACCCAGAGGTGTGTTCTCCAGGCAGCTCCGCAGCACCCTGGTGACCGACTCCACTGGGCTCTCCAGGCTCCAGCCTGCATCTGCTGCAGGGGTTAGGGTCGGGGTTGGGGATAGGGGAGAGAACCCACTCCTGCCAGGCTGCACGGTTGGTAGCTGGAGCCACTTGTCCCCCAAAGAGCCAGCCCACGTGCCCTCTGCTGtgagcagggctgctcccctcatGCCAGGCTGTCCAGGACCGAGGGGCTCTCCTGGGGTCCCCGTGTCACCATGACCCCAGCCCTGAGGGGTCCCAGGCTGCAGCTCGGAGCCAaccccactgcccccttctccagtGCCCAGCCCCGTGCCCCCACTCACAGTGGGCGCTGAAGTTGAGTGCTCCCTTCGCGAGCAGGCGGATGGGGACCCTGCCGGGCTCCTCGCTCAGGGGCTCAGCCTGGAtgtttccctgctctgtctggccAGGGGATGGGCCGAGGGGAGCAGAACCAAGACCcgcagccccccatgcccccgcCACTGGGCTGGGCGGAGGCTGGGCTGGCATGGCAGGGCTTGCCAGCTCCTCGCTGGGCCCTGGGCTACCTGCAAGGACACGGACATGGGCCATGAGGGGACGAAGGCAGCACTCAGCGCAGCCTGTGGAGGGGCTGATGCTGGACCCACCTGCCCGGGGCTCCTGGCACGGTGCCGCCCGAAACAGCACCTTGGCTGCCTTCTGCAGGAGCTTGCTGAGCGGGTTGGGCCCGGCCAAGAGTGGCACTGAGTGGCAGGCACGGGATGGTAGCTTGTCTGGCGTGAAGCCCTGGTGAGCAACCAGGTCGAGTGTGAACACTT
It includes:
- the PLK5 gene encoding inactive serine/threonine-protein kinase PLK5 isoform X3, whose translation is MTLDKPQPPPRARVVSQTRGPPLPQPPGLGSALRAPPVRTPGDRPPGSRQTLRPLSPQGAFGRCYKLTDMATNKVYAVKIVSQACVSRLGSRSKVEREIALHSRLSHPHVVGFHRHFADRDHIYMVLEYCSRRSLAHVLKARKVLTEPEVRYYLRQVIAGLRYLHRQGIIHRDLKLSNFFLTKTMQVKIGDLGLATREDPAGRRRGVVCGTPNYLAPEVIEKRGHSVKSDIWALGCIMYTALTGCSPFEITRKQEMYQCIREGRYPAPSQLSPSARSLITRLLAPDPAARPSLDEVLRHDFFTQGFTPDKLPSRACHSVPLLAGPNPLSKLLQKAAKVLFRAAPCQEPRAGSPGPSEELASPAMPAQPPPSPVAGAWGAAGLGSAPLGPSPGQTEQGNIQAEPLSEEPGRVPIRLLAKGALNFSAHYAGWSLESPVESVTRVLRSCLENTPLAAQRNPPPRQARVLPWVTKWVDYSNKYGFGYLLSNSSTGVLLADGTHLALGPWQQCVHYCPRLGEAVSFARGEVPGSLAVKMGVLHFFSQYMQQKLLEGGDLPAGPGDVVDDLYLLHFAKSDQALLMLFSNQTLQVNFYRDHTKLVLHCAGPEPVLTFVDGERRSAAFPLGALAAAGCTPALRDRMEYALALLQRL